Genomic window (Culex pipiens pallens isolate TS chromosome 3, TS_CPP_V2, whole genome shotgun sequence):
attttacatcgaaaaatgaagttaaaaaatttttgcgaccaaaatttcgattttttgaaaaatcagtattgattaaaaaattcataactcggtcaatgattttttgcacaacctagaaatttctgaaaagttggcattttatgtcctctaaaacacataaaaaaataaaaatagtgttttttgcaaatcaacttttagtgaaaaaaagttaaataaaaaaatcaccaatttttttttaccgtgtatcattttttttccagtgtagtccgtatccatacctacaactttgccgaagacaccaaatcgatcaaaaaattctttcaaaagatacagatttttgaattttcacatatcatttttgtatggacagctgccaaatttgtatggaaaattatatggacaaactaatgatgcaaaatggcttctttgagcataccgaaggcaccaaaaaagtttcagtcggattaaaaaatacaaaaattaaaatttaagaaaaaataccgatttcgtagagaattgctcccattttttcaacctggttcaacctgcattagtttatatagaatgttaacttataaccattaaaatttcatccaattcggtcgatccagttacgagtaatggtgaaaaacgtaaaaaatctcgattttgctctgtgcgggaaggggttaaacaAAGGAAATCTacgaaaacgttttaaaaacataaaagaatGGATTCCCAGAAAAAGTGACATCCTCCTCCCCAAGTGGAAAACTTTgtgttgggttattttaagcaaaattggtTGAGCCTAAATTTTtggaataatatttttcattcaaaaatgacttttttaaatagctAATTACTTTTCCGGATGAGAGTTTCaaagctttggtatgttctacaaagtgcTTCCAATGAGAATATCACTTTTGTGAATATTCACAAGGAAATTGTGTTTTTCCTACATTAATCTGAtttttcccatgcaaacttCACCATACAATACTATACCTTTGAGTATCAACAACAGagaaatgttgaccgattttgctcatatttggcccagagtcctaaaatagctccaCGGACAATAATTAGCTAGgaaagcgaggttttgaaaaaagtcccatattatGAACTCCCTAATAAATATACCtcagggtgacaataaaaaaaatcaacctcaGGGATACCGCCTGATTTGGttccttaggcaaaaacaagtaactttaattttttttttttgcgaaatcggttaaggtttaagggtcgctatgGATCGGTAAATTTGGTGCAAAAACATCTTTTATACAAAAAcgtctttttttaaatcgcttataACTCGTctgggttaactcggatcgttttccgttcttcgacaaagttttttttatcataaaaaatttcatttgaatctcacacttgacaatgatccgacacatttaacgccaccttttggtggaatttttattttttttgctttttcttatatatttttttgccaattttcccatacaaagttcaacGACCAATAGCGACCTTTAAAAACCTTAGGgaacatccataaaccacgtggacactttaagggGGGGAGGGTTATGGCGATtatccacgatccatacaagaaagttatttttgtatggacaattgtctacgaagggggggggggagattctcaaaaaagtgtccacgtggtttatggatggtcccttaaccgatttggctcaaaattggcatagtttcttatttttacctaaagaatcgaacttggggtatctcttgagattttccaaaattttaaatttttcttgctcCCCTAATACACATATAGATCAAGTCAAACTCAACCGCAAGCTTAAAACTTCGTTATCTCAAGAGATATCAACTAGCACAACAATGAAAtggatgatttttatttaaaatcatctgGAGAACACCATGTTTatgttatatttaaaattaaatcgtATGTATGTTGAGAAAATTGCATGTAAAGATTTTAATTGCGCAAGATGCACCAATGTTTTATTCCATTCGAAAATCTGATAACGCCATTCAATTTCACgtccaattaaattttaaaatatcattcGAGTTTTGttctatcatttttttgttatggccatttgaaaaagcaggtttgtgaaaaaataaaaaataaattgccaaaaaaaggAGGGGGTGTCTCATTTGGCtgaattcgggattcttgcattttGCGACAGTATAAACAGCTCCACCAAATTTAAGTATGATCTGAAAAGGTCGATTTCGAATTTGTACATTTTTGTGTACAGTTGGGGTGATATATCAATCGAACTTAAAGTAGCAAGCCCAAGCGTCTGCAGCTAAATGTATTGCGTATTTGTTTCTATTGAGAAGCATGGTGCCTTAAGTTCGAATGATTTACCAAAATCCGATGAAGattctttgaaaaatcattattcGGAATTGCGTTGAAAACAGAACATCAACAAGAgtttattacataatttttattgagaTTATTTATAAAGAACTAAATAATTAAAtcataaatgacaaaaataaatccaaacatttcaaaaatcttctGGTCATTCCACAGGTGGCTGGATGACTATTCCGCAAGGAATACCGAACTGTCCGCCCGGCTTGGAGTACCTTACGTCCATTGACCAGCTGCTGGTGCATCAGAAGGTCGAGCTGCTGGAGGCGTTCACCGGGTTCGAGACCGCAAACAAGTACACCGTGAAGAACACCCTCGGCCAGAAGGTGTACTGGGCGGTCGAGGACACGGACTGTTGCACCCGGAACTGCTGCGGCCCGGCTCGGCCGTTCGACATGAAGGTGCTGGACTTTTACCAGAACGAGGTGCTGCACTTTAACCGTCCGTTGCGTTGCCAGTCGTGCTGCTTCCCGTGCTGTCTGCAGGAGCTGGAGGTTTCGGCCCCGCCCGGAAACGTCATCGGTACGGTCGAGCAGAACTGGTCCATTTTTACGCCCCAGTTCAGCATCAAGGACACCAGCGGAAACACGGTGCTCCGGATCGAGGGACCGTTCTGTACGTTCAGCATCTGTGGTGACGTGGAGTTCAAGGTGGGTTCTTGGCACTGCGCGCTTGAAAAAGAGCTTGTTTGCAACTTTAGCTGTACCGATTCTTGCAGGTCGTCACCACCAACGGCGATCAGGTGGGCAAAATCTCCAAGCAATGGTCTGGCATTGCGCGGGAGATGTTTACCGACGCAGACCACTTTGGCATTAACTTCCCAATGGACTTGGACGTAAGGGTGAAGGCCACACTGCTGGGAGCATTGTTCCTCATCGTAAGTTGACTTTGATCAGATGAGTTTGAATTACGACTAATTCTCTTTAACTCATTCTAGGACTACATGTTCTTCGAAAAGAAGGGCAACGCTGAACAAGATCGACCAGGAATGTTATAAATTACAACATTGACCGAAAACATTTCCGGTGAAAATACCTCGAACAGATGGATGATGATTTTCAAatcgataattttttaattggttATTAGCTTCGGTTCTAAAATCGATATCTGTATTCTCTAAAGGTAAATGCATTTAAGTAGTGCATCACGAAGTCGTCATCCAACTGAACCTAgtaattaggtttttttttgataaactgagagcacaattcaaatttgactcaaactACTTTTGACTGTTGGCAAACCAAcgcattttttgaaagttttattttaattcgtTCGTTACTTTTAGCAGAGCTTTGTTGTTTGTTATGTTGCTTGAATGCATTGAAATAGAAGGAAAGAAACCAACGAGTGCCAGAAACGCAAAGCGAAAGGACCTGAATGAAGCGGCttaaaaaagtatatttaaaagaaagaagaaaaaaagcaaacagtTCGCGACGTATATATTTTACGTAATGAAAATCGTATTCATCAACAAGTGGCATCGAAGTGTAGCACAAAATTCAATCTCAAATACACTACTCCACAACATGCAAACGGCTGTTACCGAAACATGCACAACGTGAATTACCAGTGTGTTGTAATTGCATAAAACactacaatttacaatttatatAATAACCTTATAAATATGTTATAAAATCAGCTTGGTGCGAGAATGCAATCGATTTCGGATGCGCAAATGTTTACCCTTATTGTACGAGTTTTGCTACACACTACTCTTAACTTCCATTTACTCGtagctaaaatatttttcacacTCTAATCTCTACCCTTGTTGTtcatgaaaaaatcataaaagtaTAAATGGAATCAATAAATCTGTACCACAAAGCATACAAGATCGGTTTTATTTCAAAGCTCAAGGGCAAtaaatctcagaaaaaaaacaaagggaCTCTAGGGATTTGTTTTAACGCTCCTCCATCCAAGGCGCCAtactggccgccatcttggatttcttgatctcggaatactttggaatattctaagtgttCAGCGaacccaaattagttaaatttacttGTTGATCTGGGCCATTGTGTGTTCCCTGATACGAGCGCCTAAAATGAGTTGCTTTGAAGAATTTAGTCGGTGTTACTAGCAAGTTAGTCGGATCAAGTTCGTTTTTGAAATCCTATCGGCTCGAATGCTTCTAGAACTATCAAGATTGGTTGAGATGGAGCCAAATGCGAGCGAGTTGAATTTAGCAAAGCAACTGTTCCGGAGGCTTGGTCACTGTCACTGCatgtaggggcaggggggcagaatggaccaggggggcagaatgggccacccttggttttgggctttagaatggatttagacaaattgtaaggcaagggtcttataaaggacgtcaaataacttcaccataccgaaaacgacgtttgaattcattgtatttttcgatttatgagcaaaaattcgcaattcgcaattttcagtgtaagaacgggccttgaccgatcttatgcaccaggttcccgacgaacacgcactgcccttacacctacatctcacccttgctctgagtcagtacgagcagcacgctagaacacgctttgagtgttcgtgccaggcatgcacaccttcttttccggttacgcattttaactcggccgggggtggtacattacgtagggtttgatgtaagtataagcgcctaaccatttatagtgtgcctatcaactttcattaaagcaaaaactgttttatttttagtttgaattcagaaactaattgttatttactgtatattgttttctcctgaaatcttccctattgttgagttatgtttatctgttgctatttcttttgtcgcggtgttttgttacaatattttggtcctaagcatgttattcaaaagtttaccaaaagtacaatagtagtatttgtgttaatcctttaatcattccataaattgagtaagggctcaaacctcacttgtttgaaaaaggggaagattgaaaacaatagacagtaatagagattttttttataaaaatcaagaatcaaaagtaagagaatgatgagcgtattttaaagcataaaaatgagaagctagatgtattagatgtaaaattagacattagttaataaatagagatacaaaacaagcttagattatagtaataataatttataggacagataaagaattattcaaataaataaattcgcaataaaatcaaaaaaaaaaaaaacaaaaaaaaattagattaggcaaatgataaatagacttgatattactagtacattaagaaaaagtatatttttaaggaaaaaaaaaacaaaacaaagtttgttacagcagtattaattggtaaaaaagagtggaaaagctttgatagataagagaatcaaaagttagtgaaatcaaaatcaaatgatagatattaaatagaagaatctgtgaagaattgagaatcagtagagcaaaataaaaataggagataggtggtaccgtaaaccggggtgactttgataggatttcaatttgattttggaatattttccaacaggtaaggtttttataaagattattatttttaaaacatgtaccggggtaggccacacaaagcccatgcactattttggaaaaaaaagttttttcaatagtgtttagaaaattagatacgtttaaaattattagtttaaattccggggtttttcttgttaaaatcatttttaagatgttcaaattttatttgtacgttaaatatatcatcactaaagtagttgataacgtttttagggaaaaaaatcaatgtttatatttagttaactaagtttatatactttttaacaaaatacatataaattttaggtaaaattgttaaaaagtcggaatttggcctgaaatttgttaaaactcgttttgtttataaaatttatattgcattttatactgaattcaaagcacgaatcacaagttttcacattttacatgaaatttgttcaactgaacttgcctataaatttggagattttttttaaattgtgcttcaaaaacacatattatttattatttacaaacttttttaaccttctcctagtggaaaattgtccaaagaatccgaaaatgcattccgttttccgattaaaaatcatgttcattgagaaaatcatgacactttgagaagtttaaaataatgactttcatcaacattttcttaactatagttaactaactttttaaacttgtcaaaattttatgaaaagttcttcttgaggtactttgaacacttctttaccacggtcagtatgattctaaacaattccgtacgtattttaattgtactctttattttgcggaaaaatcgcaaacctatcaaagtcaccccggctatcaaagtcacccagtTTTacggtagctgagaatgaagagaagagaaaccccattgtgcgatgtttcaggtacatccacagcagttgactcaacatactgcgaatcaaaacaataccgtctacaatcacaaattacttccctttcccacattgtcgcgcccctttcttttagccgtctcgactctgacccgcggtagtcaaaggtttacgatccgtttccacaggccaccagctaggtcatcatgaaaaccaagccaacgtggaggtaagaaaataggacactcgcaaggaaccagagctatactgttctgatcaagatagtTCGGATGATcaaacagaactacggatgtagttagttgcgctccttccaggatgttccttacgtggacgtcaaccgaagagcacgcaacaagggcagtgccattgcatgctcttaggtatcaatccttggcctgcgatttatgagcaaaaatgtaaatttattgacaaaaccgcgcaaatgttgtttatttcgaggttcttaaataagctttctgaaaagttggattgtttgaaaaagtttgctcaatgcttataacgttactagatgctactaccaaggtatacaaacaacaacggaaccttcaaatcatttagaggcttggtggtggaagtgttatattaaaatccacttgggggcagaatggaccaccctttttctgccttataaaaacaatcaaaagttatgaaatttggattaaatggattatttcactcctggtagcttcacaaatcacgttcaatgcaacattagttgatttttttgttgttttgatgattatttgtaaaaatagtgtcctttttcaacatattaacactattttcaaaaatgtttgttttggtgagtgactatttttattaaagtggtctaacttcatggaaactatgttagaaaggtaccttgagtcatttcttatctcccttcaacgttgtattagacgaaatggcttgttttctaaggtggcccattctgccccacagggtggcccattctgccccacagggtgacccattctgccccgcaccctggaaagttagtagaaaaaactttttttttaaagtggctcaaaaatagttttaagctaaaaaatttaatcaaccaagtatacaacattaaagggaacatcccaaagcataagcctactacactgaattcataagttttcatgtttttctatggtttttggcgcattttacttaggcgggccattctgccccccctgcccctacagAGTAGATTCGAGAATTTGAAATGAACTG
Coding sequences:
- the LOC120424840 gene encoding phospholipid scramblase 1-like isoform X5 — encoded protein: MFKAEYGSTILGSTFFGRGWMTIPQGIPNCPPGLEYLTSIDQLLVHQKVELLEAFTGFETANKYTVKNTLGQKVYWAVEDTDCCTRNCCGPARPFDMKVLDFYQNEVLHFNRPLRCQSCCFPCCLQELEVSAPPGNVIGTVEQNWSIFTPQFSIKDTSGNTVLRIEGPFCTFSICGDVEFKVVTTNGDQVGKISKQWSGIAREMFTDADHFGINFPMDLDVRVKATLLGALFLIDYMFFEKKGNAEQDRPELCCLLCCLNALK
- the LOC120424840 gene encoding phospholipid scramblase 2-like isoform X3, with protein sequence MSYPPSAPGGQPGGYAPYAPYPPGPIVDDKGGQQPAYSPYPPIPQEGGPPMGYPPPGQAPGYPPGPPMGAYPPPTYYFQSSPYPPAGPGMMMSPPGQYAPAQPYGAYPPPVMVQPGAPGMAPGQPQQQQQQGGGWMTIPQGIPNCPPGLEYLTSIDQLLVHQKVELLEAFTGFETANKYTVKNTLGQKVYWAVEDTDCCTRNCCGPARPFDMKVLDFYQNEVLHFNRPLRCQSCCFPCCLQELEVSAPPGNVIGTVEQNWSIFTPQFSIKDTSGNTVLRIEGPFCTFSICGDVEFKVVTTNGDQVGKISKQWSGIAREMFTDADHFGINFPMDLDVRVKATLLGALFLIDYMFFEKKGNAEQDRPELCCLLCCLNALK
- the LOC120424840 gene encoding phospholipid scramblase 2-like isoform X1, which gives rise to MSYPPSAPGGQPGGYAPYAPYPPGPIVDDKGGQQPAYSPYPPIPQEGGPPMGYPPPGQAPGYPPGPPMGAYPPPTSSPYPPAGPGMMMSPPGQYAPAQPYGAYPPPVMVQPGAPGMAPGQPQQQQQQGGGWMTIPQGIPNCPPGLEYLTSIDQLLVHQKVELLEAFTGFETANKYTVKNTLGQKVYWAVEDTDCCTRNCCGPARPFDMKVLDFYQNEVLHFNRPLRCQSCCFPCCLQELEVSAPPGNVIGTVEQNWSIFTPQFSIKDTSGNTVLRIEGPFCTFSICGDVEFKVVTTNGDQVGKISKQWSGIAREMFTDADHFGINFPMDLDVRVKATLLGALFLIDYMFFEKKGNAEQDRPELCCLLCCLNALK
- the LOC120424840 gene encoding phospholipid scramblase 1-like isoform X4 yields the protein MEPSKESSPYPPAGPGMMMSPPGQYAPAQPYGAYPPPVMVQPGAPGMAPGQPQQQQQQGGGWMTIPQGIPNCPPGLEYLTSIDQLLVHQKVELLEAFTGFETANKYTVKNTLGQKVYWAVEDTDCCTRNCCGPARPFDMKVLDFYQNEVLHFNRPLRCQSCCFPCCLQELEVSAPPGNVIGTVEQNWSIFTPQFSIKDTSGNTVLRIEGPFCTFSICGDVEFKVVTTNGDQVGKISKQWSGIAREMFTDADHFGINFPMDLDVRVKATLLGALFLIDYMFFEKKGNAEQDRPELCCLLCCLNALK
- the LOC120424840 gene encoding phospholipid scramblase 2-like isoform X2, encoding MSYPPSAPGGQPGGYAPYAPYPPGPIVDDKGGQQPAYSPYPPIPQEGGPPMGYPPPGQAPGYPPGPPMGAYPPPTYYFQSSPYPPAGPGMMMSPPGQYAPAQPYGAYPPPVMVQPGAPGMAPGQPQQQQQQGGGWMTIPQGIPNCPPGLEYLTSIDQLLVHQKVELLEAFTGFETANKYTVKNTLGQKVYWAVEDTDCCTRNCCGPARPFDMKVLDFYQNEVLHFNRPLRCQSCCFPCCLQELEVSAPPGNVIGTVEQNWSIFTPQFSIKDTSGNTVLRIEGPFCTFSICGDVEFKVVTTNGDQVGKISKQWSGIAREMFTDADHFGINFPMDLDVRVKATLLGALFLIDYMFFEKKGNAEQDRPGML
- the LOC120424840 gene encoding phospholipid scramblase 2-like isoform X7; its protein translation is MKPSMDRYVSTISLYREDSDSSPEGSATRSSSKSRSYKRLSQLLNTFLEDKMVELGRQVRQVKAGHRCTLKGLLRFVPGMRKSSKAKGYDHLITDEERRYAIVRGESGWMTIPQGIPNCPPGLEYLTSIDQLLVHQKVELLEAFTGFETANKYTVKNTLGQKVYWAVEDTDCCTRNCCGPARPFDMKVLDFYQNEVLHFNRPLRCQSCCFPCCLQELEVSAPPGNVIGTVEQNWSIFTPQFSIKDTSGNTVLRIEGPFCTFSICGDVEFKVVTTNGDQVGKISKQWSGIAREMFTDADHFGINFPMDLDVRVKATLLGALFLIDYMFFEKKGNAEQDRPGML
- the LOC120424840 gene encoding phospholipid scramblase 1-like isoform X6 encodes the protein MTIPQGIPNCPPGLEYLTSIDQLLVHQKVELLEAFTGFETANKYTVKNTLGQKVYWAVEDTDCCTRNCCGPARPFDMKVLDFYQNEVLHFNRPLRCQSCCFPCCLQELEVSAPPGNVIGTVEQNWSIFTPQFSIKDTSGNTVLRIEGPFCTFSICGDVEFKVVTTNGDQVGKISKQWSGIAREMFTDADHFGINFPMDLDVRVKATLLGALFLIDYMFFEKKGNAEQDRPELCCLLCCLNALK